Proteins from one Penicillium digitatum chromosome 2, complete sequence genomic window:
- a CDS encoding Integral membrane protein (Pth11), putative, with amino-acid sequence MGWVNNLHETDPNSDISRVITICLVCSILAFLAVCLRFYVRISSKRFPWIDDYAALASSLLTLAYAGIAVAQTRWGQGLSAAYFPKENVIPFSRIQYTGGPIYCLAVLGFKVALLASYLRIAGIIKRYRKIIIGAIVVCVVNQVIFALIISISCIPVAKQWDTSIAGHCIHTIPFYFALGGTSIVLDLIVIALPLPVLWKLQLHPKQKALLVCLFALGFFVTVIQIIRIHTVWDLKTYTDSKNIVIWSCVEISLGVIIACVPTYGPLFKSFASNLNSYRNRETSRGYALDSVRQSTGARTGLGRSKSDFEPMDDSEGQQSTDIRYGAQTNDGSSEEHILSEMENLKVYVTSEFTAKSGAAR; translated from the exons ATGGGCTGGGTAAATAATCTCCACGAGACCGATCCAAACAGCGATATTTCTCGAGTGATCACGATCTGCTTGGTGTGCTCAATTCTAGCATTCTTGGCTGTGTGTCTGCGGTTTTATGTCCGAATAAGTAGCAAACGCTTTCCATGGATTGACGACTATGCGGCACTAGCGAGCTCACTTTTGACGTTGGCATATGCGGGAATCGCTGTGGCTC AGACACGATGGGGCCAAGGACTCAGCGCCGCCTATTTTCCAAAGGAAAATGTCATTCCTTTTAGTAGG ATCCAATATACTGGCGGCCCGATCTACTGTCTCGCTGTCCTCGGCTTCAAAGTCGCCTTGTTGGCCTCCTACCTACGCATTGCGGGGATAATCAAGCGATATCGAAAAATCATCATTGGCGCCATCGTTGTGTGTGTCGTTAACCAAGTGATTTTCGCCTTGATCATATCAATCTCCTGCATACCG GTCGCTAAACAATGGGATACATCTATTGCGGGGCATTGTATCCATACAATCCCATTCTACTTTGCCCTTGGAGGCACAAGCATCGTGTTAGACCTGATAGTCATAGCACTACCTCTGCCAGTTCTTTGGAAACTCCAGCTCCACCCCAAACAAAAAGCGCTCTTGGTTTGTCTATTTGCTCTCGGCTTCTTCGTGACTGTGATCCAGATCATCCGCATCCACACTGTCTGGGACTTGAAAACCTACACCGACAGCAAGAATATCGTGATCTGGTCTTGTGTGGAgatcagcttggga GTTATCATCGCCTGTGTTCCCACATACGGGCCTCTGTTTAAATCCTTCGCTTCCAATTTAAACTCGTACCGAAATCGTGAGACTTCGCGTGGTTATGCACTTGATTCTGTTCGCCAAAGCACGGGGGCAAGAACCGGGCTTGGGCGCAGCAAGAGCGATTTCGAGCCTATGGATGACTCCGAGGGGCAGCAGAGTACTGATATTCGATATGGGGCGCAAACGAATGATGGGAGCAGTGAGGAGCATATATTATCGGAAATGGAAAACTTGAAAGTGTATGTGACTTCGGAGTTCACAGCTAAGTCTGGCGCTGCCCGTTGA
- a CDS encoding Alpha-1,6-mannosyltransferase subunit (Och1), putative — MITPRKVLLALLCVVTFVLILRSFRDPEVPGAPGYRPVKKISQEQDEAIGNSARNTPPQGRAQLPLGASPTAPLRERLRYQFPYEIENRFPAYIWQTWKYSPGSFWFDEELRGPEASWTEMHPGFTHEVIPDETQRHLIRYLYGSIPDVFEAYDSLPLGVMKADFFRYLVLLARGGVYSDIDTSALKPAHTWLPEHLDRSTIGFIVGIEADPDRDDWHDWYSRRLQFCQWTIVSKPGHPILRDMVAYITEHALRMKRAGILKVGKMDKTIMEFTGPGAWTDSIFRYFNNPIYFNIQPGDKNITYEDFSHQTTHRKVGDVVVLPITSFSPGVGQMGAGDTDDPMAFVKHNFGGTWKTDPSL; from the exons ATGATAACCCCGCGCAAGGTGCTGCTCGCGCTGCTTTGCGTGGTCACTTTTGTTCTCATCCTCCGCTCGTTCCGAGATCCCGAAGTTCCCGGGGCACCTGGGTACAGACCGGTGAAGAAGATATCACAAGAACAGGATGAAGCGATAGGAAATTCAGCACGGAACACACCACCGCAAGGTCGAGCCCAACTACCCCTAGGCGCATCACCGACAGCACCGCTCCGCGAACGTCTCCGGTATCAATTCCCCTATGAAATCGAAAACAGATTTCCCGCATACATCTGGCAAACGTGGAAATACAGCCCGGGATCGTTCTGGTTTGACGAAGAGCTTCGTGGCCCGGAGGCCAGCTGGACAGAGATGCACCCCGGGTTCACGCATGAAGTAATTCCCGACGAGACACAGCGACACCTGATTAGGTATCTTTATGGATCAATTCCGGACGTATTTGAGGCATATGATTCGCTGCCGCTCGGCGTCATGAAGGCGGATTTCTTCCGGTACTTGGTTCTTCTGGCGCGCGGGGGAGTATACAGCGATATCGACACTTCGGCACTCAAACCCGCGCACACGTGGCTTCCCGAGCATCTTGATCGATCAACTATCGGATTTATTGTTGGAATTGAGGCTGATCCTGACCGCGATGATTGGCATGACTGGTATTCGCGCCGTCTTCAGTTTTGTCAGTGGACCATTGTGTCGAAACCCGGGCACCCGATTCTTCGTGATATGGTGGCTTATATCACCGAACATGCTTTGCGAATGAAAAGGGCAGGCATCCTCAAGGTTGGTAAGATGGATAAGACTATTATGGAATTCACGGGGCCTGGAGCCTGGACAGATTCCATCTTCCGCTACTTCAACAACCCGATATACTTCAACATCCAGCCTGGTGATAAAAACATCACCTACGAGGACTTCAGCCACCAGACCACACATCGCAAGGTTGGAGATGTGGTTGTTCTGCCCATTACCAGCTTCAGTCCCGGTGTGGGGCAAATGGGTGCGGGGGATACGGATGATCCGATGGCTTTTGTGAAGCACAATTTCGGAG GTACATGGAAGACAGACCCATCGCTGTGA
- a CDS encoding FAD/FMN-containing isoamyl alcohol oxidase MreA — protein sequence MFFRASFVASLLAVLPQVSASAACRCFPNDPCWPTEADWSQLNDTIDGRLVKTVPLGAPCHAPSYNSETCAVLKDGWLLPEEHYESSSSIMAPFFAEGACDPFHPISKPCTLGNYVRYSVNVTSPAHISNAVKFATQHNIRLVIRNTGHDYNGRSTGAGALAIWTHHLKELSIGSYNDTHYNGKAITMGAGVQGHEAYELAEKTGYQVVGGECPTVGLAGGYTQGGGHSALGSRYGLAADQVLKWEVIDGQGNFITATRDNEYSDIFWALSGGGAGTYGVVWSMTSKAHPGTPVSGLNLTYTNEGISQDTFYSTVETFHAVLPAIVDAGAMSVWYFTNTSFSISPITGPNIPVAELVTLLKPFTDSLDKLSINYTTVAKQYESYYSQFQDMQGVIEVGTAQYGGWLVPRSVVQNNNHGLLTAYREITEAGGTFIGVGLNVSHKVSGDVFNAVLPAWREALIDTTLTTPWEWNNDALMLERQRQMTEDFIPKLTALSPESGAYMNEGNFQQPNFKEVFYGTNYNTLRSIKAKYDPNDIFYARTAVGSDEWTESEDGRLCKAT from the exons ATGTTTTTCCGCGCATCCTTCGTTGCTTCGCTGTTGGCGGTTCTACCTCAGGTTTCAGCCTCCGCGGCTTGCCGTTGCTTCCCAAATGACCCATGTTGGCCCACGGAAGCTGACTGGTCTCAATTGAACGACACCATCGATGGCCGGCTAGTGAAGACTGTGCCTCTTGGCGCACCTTGCCATGCCCCGAGCTACAATTCCGAGACCTGTGCAGTCTTGAAGGATGGATGGTTACTTCCCGAGGAGCA CTATGAATCGTCTTCCTCGATTATGGCGCCGTTCTTTGCTGAGGGTGCTTGCGATCCATTCCACCCCATCTCAAAGCCCTGCACGCTGGGCAACTATGTACGGTACAGCGTGAACGTCACCAGCCCAGCTCATATCTCCAACGCTGTGAAGTTTGCAACCCAGCATAACATCCGTCTTGTCATTCGCAATACCGGCCACGACTACAATGGCCGATCCACTGGTGCTGGAGCCCTTGCAATCTGGACTCACCACCTGAAGGAACTGTCAATCGGCTCCTATAATGATACACACTACAATGGAAAAGCCATCACCATGGGCGCTGGAGTCCAGGGCCATGAAGCATATGAGCTTGCCGAGAAGACCGGCTACCAGGTCGTTGGCGGTGAATGTCCCACCGTTGGTCTTGCCGGTGGCTACACCCAAGGAGGTGGTCACTCCGCACTCGGCTCCCGCTACGGCCTGGCCGCCGATCAAGTCCTGAAATGGGAGGTCATCGATGGCCAAGGAAACTTCATCACGGCTACCCGCGACAATGAGTACTCCGATATCTTCTGGGCTCTTAGCGGCGGTGGTGCTGGCACTTACGGTGTCGTCTGGTCCATGACCTCGAAGGCGCACCCCGGAACTCCCGTCTCTGGCCTGAACCTGACCTACACGAACGAGGGCATCTCGCAAGATACCTTCTACAGTACCGTCGAGACCTTCCACGCTGTGCTGCCAGCTATCGTCGACGCAGGTGCTATGAGCGTCTGGTACTTCACTAACACCAGTTTCTCCATTTCCCCAATCACCGGTCCTAACATCCCTGTCGCTGAGTTAGTGACGCTTCTCAAGCCCTTCACCGATAGCCTCGACAAGCTCAGCATCAATTACACCACAGTTGCCAAGCAATACGAGAGCTACTACAGCCAGTTCCAGGATATGCAAGGTGTCATCGAGGTTGGCACTGCACAGTATGGAGGCTGGTTGGTCCCAAGATCGGTCGTTCAGAACAACAACCACGGCCTGCTGACTGCTTACCGTGAGATCACCGAGGCGGGCGGCACCTTCATCGGTGTCGGCTTGAACGTCTCCCACAAGGTGTCTGGGGACGTCTTCAACGCAGTCCTCCCTGCTTGGCGCGAAGCCCTGATTGACACTACTTTGACGACCCCTTGGGAGTGGAATAACGATGCCCTCATGTTGGAGCGCCAGCGCCAAATGACTGAGGATTTTATTCCCAAATTGACTGCGCTGTCTCCTGAGTCCGGTGCTTATATGAATGAG GGTAACTTCCAACAGCCCAACTTCAAGGAGGTCTTCTATGGCACCAACTATAATACCTTGCGCAGTATCAAGGCCAAGTATGATCCGAATGACATCTTCTATGCCAGGACTGCGGTTGGATCTGACGAGTGGACCGAGAGCGAGGATGGCCGCTTGTGCAAAGCGACCTAG